A single genomic interval of Bradyrhizobium japonicum USDA 6 harbors:
- a CDS encoding sugar phosphate isomerase/epimerase family protein, with the protein MRDFSSDHRWLSLNTATVRKQGDLVEIIEACARHGIRAIDPWRDQVASVGLDRAARAVRDAGLELSGYCRGGMFTSDASRRGEVRDDNRRCVDEAKALGAPCIVLVVGGLPQYSRPGSEASKDIAGARGQVEEALAEMLDYAKQARLPLAIEPLHPAYAADRACVNTTKQALDICDRLDPGRSGMLGVALDVYHIWWDPELMAQIARAGRDRLLAFHVCDWLVPTKDILNDRGMMGDGVIDIKSARAAVEAQGFAGYSEIEIFSNDWWSKPMDEVLRTCITRHKTVV; encoded by the coding sequence ATGCGCGATTTCTCGTCCGACCATCGCTGGCTGTCGCTCAACACGGCGACGGTCCGCAAGCAGGGTGACCTCGTCGAGATCATCGAGGCCTGTGCAAGGCATGGCATCCGCGCCATCGATCCCTGGCGCGACCAGGTCGCTTCCGTCGGTCTGGATCGCGCCGCGCGCGCGGTGCGCGATGCCGGCCTCGAGCTGTCGGGCTATTGCCGTGGCGGCATGTTCACCTCCGACGCATCGCGCCGGGGCGAGGTGCGCGACGACAACCGGCGTTGTGTCGATGAAGCCAAGGCGCTGGGCGCGCCCTGCATCGTGCTCGTCGTCGGCGGCCTGCCGCAATATTCGCGGCCGGGCAGCGAGGCGTCCAAGGATATCGCGGGCGCGCGCGGTCAGGTCGAGGAGGCGCTCGCCGAGATGCTCGACTACGCCAAACAGGCAAGGCTGCCGCTGGCGATCGAGCCCTTGCATCCGGCCTATGCAGCCGACCGCGCCTGCGTGAACACCACGAAACAGGCGCTCGACATCTGCGATCGGCTCGACCCCGGCCGCAGCGGCATGCTCGGCGTCGCGCTCGACGTCTATCACATCTGGTGGGATCCAGAGCTGATGGCCCAGATCGCGCGCGCCGGTCGAGATCGCCTGCTGGCCTTCCATGTCTGCGACTGGCTGGTGCCGACCAAGGATATCCTCAACGACCGCGGCATGATGGGCGACGGCGTCATCGACATCAAATCGGCGCGCGCCGCGGTCGAGGCACAGGGGTTTGCCGGCTATTCGGAGATCGAGATCTTCTCCAACGATTGGTGGAGCAAGCCGATGGACGAGGTGCTGCGCACGTGCATTACGCGGCACAAGACAGTGGTGTAG
- a CDS encoding 6-phosphofructokinase → MAKKRIGILTGGGDVAGLNAVIKSVTYRGSEDDIEVVGLRRGWEALTHLNLDDPNSRSHYVIPLNRENTRTIDRRGGTVLHSSRVNPSKIQKLPDHLVDNDVPVSLSTDGGIATKTWDLTSRVLANLSGLGIEHLIAIGGDDTLSYAAKLNELGVKIIAIPKTMDNDVRNTEYCIGFSTAITRASDAIQRQRTTVGSHERIGIFRVFGRDAGFTALYTAYATSIRCVIPEYKVDLDKLIQLLIEDKRANPSNYALIVLSEGAQWEGYKLREYGEPDAFGHRKKANVAESLADEIKQRTGEETITSDLTYDLRSGDPDFIDKLVALTFGNMAYDAMLESKSGLMSALVEGRYDLVPIPDAKLGPRKLDVASSYNTERYRPLYANKQGLPIFLNRAS, encoded by the coding sequence ATGGCAAAAAAACGCATCGGCATTCTCACGGGCGGCGGCGACGTCGCCGGCCTCAATGCCGTCATCAAGAGCGTGACTTATCGCGGCAGTGAGGACGACATCGAGGTTGTCGGTCTGCGCCGTGGTTGGGAGGCCCTCACGCACCTGAACCTCGACGACCCAAACAGCAGATCCCACTACGTCATCCCGCTGAATCGTGAAAACACTCGAACCATCGACCGGCGCGGCGGCACCGTGCTGCACTCGAGCCGCGTCAATCCCTCCAAAATACAAAAGCTGCCCGATCATCTCGTCGACAATGATGTTCCGGTCTCGCTGAGCACCGACGGCGGCATCGCGACAAAGACGTGGGACCTCACCAGCCGGGTGCTCGCTAACCTTTCGGGACTTGGCATCGAACACCTGATCGCCATCGGCGGCGACGACACGCTCAGTTATGCGGCCAAGCTCAACGAACTCGGCGTCAAGATCATCGCCATCCCGAAGACGATGGATAATGACGTCCGCAACACCGAGTACTGCATCGGCTTCTCGACCGCGATCACCCGCGCCAGCGATGCCATCCAGCGGCAGCGCACCACCGTCGGCTCGCACGAGCGAATTGGCATTTTCCGCGTCTTTGGCCGCGATGCCGGATTTACGGCACTCTACACCGCGTATGCGACCTCGATACGATGCGTCATACCGGAGTATAAGGTCGACCTCGACAAGCTGATCCAGTTGCTCATCGAGGACAAGCGCGCCAATCCAAGCAACTACGCGCTGATCGTACTCAGCGAGGGAGCTCAGTGGGAAGGCTACAAGCTGCGGGAATACGGCGAGCCTGACGCCTTTGGTCACCGCAAGAAGGCCAACGTGGCGGAATCGCTTGCCGACGAGATCAAGCAGCGCACCGGCGAGGAGACGATCACCTCCGATCTCACTTACGATCTGCGATCGGGTGATCCGGACTTCATCGACAAGCTTGTGGCCCTGACTTTCGGTAACATGGCCTACGATGCCATGCTGGAAAGCAAGTCCGGCCTCATGTCGGCGCTGGTCGAGGGCCGCTACGACCTCGTCCCCATCCCTGACGCCAAGCTTGGTCCGCGCAAATTGGACGTTGCGAGCAGCTACAACACGGAGCGCTACCGCCCCCTCTACGCCAATAAGCAGGGGCTGCCGATCTTTCTCAACCGCGCGTCTTAG
- a CDS encoding thiamine pyrophosphate-dependent enzyme: MSKANLLDRRQVVSSLLANRKDVVAIGGLGASTNDMCAAGDHARNFYLWGGMGGAAMIGLGLALAQPKLPVLVITGDGEMLMGMGSLATIGLQKPSNLSIVVLDNEAYGETGGQTSHTSAAADLVGVARACGIGDSRAISTMAEVEAFAKAVHDVSAGPRFANVKIDSASLDRILPTRDGTYIVNRIRSDLGFQPI; encoded by the coding sequence ATGAGCAAGGCCAATCTCCTCGACCGCCGCCAGGTGGTGTCCAGCCTGCTTGCGAACCGCAAGGACGTTGTTGCGATCGGCGGCCTCGGGGCCTCCACCAACGACATGTGTGCCGCCGGCGACCACGCGCGCAACTTCTACCTCTGGGGCGGCATGGGCGGCGCGGCGATGATCGGGCTTGGTCTGGCGCTGGCGCAACCAAAACTGCCGGTGCTGGTCATCACCGGCGACGGCGAGATGCTGATGGGGATGGGGAGCCTTGCCACCATCGGCCTGCAGAAGCCGTCCAATCTCTCGATCGTGGTGCTCGACAACGAGGCCTATGGCGAGACCGGCGGTCAGACCAGCCACACCTCCGCGGCTGCCGACCTCGTCGGCGTCGCCAGGGCCTGCGGCATAGGGGACTCTCGCGCGATCTCGACCATGGCCGAGGTCGAGGCCTTCGCCAAAGCCGTCCACGACGTCTCGGCGGGGCCGCGATTTGCCAATGTGAAGATCGACAGCGCCAGCCTGGACCGGATTCTCCCAACCCGGGACGGGACTTACATCGTCAACCGGATCCGCAGCGATCTCGGCTTCCAGCCGATCTAG
- a CDS encoding efflux RND transporter periplasmic adaptor subunit, whose product MNIVTEHRISGEPIDTKAPKRPVRPVLWFIIVGTLLGVLVGGLVWFNYFRGQMIKQFFANNKPPPTAVSAAEAKSEVVPNLLTAVGGLVAVHQVDVSADVNGRVTEIKFEPGAHVEAGTPLVQFFDMPEQGDLANYKAQATVAQLSLDRAKQLASRQFGPQATVDNAQAAYDQAMAGIAKTEAVISQKLVRAPFSGDLGVRKVEVGQYLTAGTAIVSLTDLSQLWANFTVTEKDSANLKVGQVVRLKVDAYPGRVFEGKITTIEPQIATDTRNIRVQATIANPEKILKPGMFVTTTVVLPDKPAVITVPETAVDYTLYGDSVFVITEKKEEDGKTSLSAVRTFVQTGNRVDGRVEIIKGVKPGDKVVAVGQLKLQSGAPVSISTDPAPQIPAQPPRY is encoded by the coding sequence ATGAACATCGTAACCGAACACAGGATTTCGGGCGAACCGATCGACACCAAGGCTCCCAAGCGTCCGGTTAGGCCAGTGCTGTGGTTCATCATCGTCGGCACGCTCCTGGGCGTGCTCGTTGGCGGCCTTGTCTGGTTCAATTACTTCCGCGGCCAGATGATCAAGCAGTTCTTCGCCAACAACAAGCCGCCGCCGACCGCGGTCAGCGCGGCCGAGGCGAAGTCGGAAGTCGTGCCGAACCTGCTCACCGCCGTCGGCGGGCTCGTCGCCGTGCATCAGGTCGACGTCAGCGCCGACGTCAACGGCCGCGTCACCGAGATCAAGTTCGAGCCGGGCGCCCATGTCGAAGCCGGCACGCCGCTGGTGCAGTTCTTCGACATGCCGGAGCAGGGCGACCTCGCCAATTACAAGGCGCAGGCGACCGTCGCGCAGCTCTCGCTCGACCGCGCCAAGCAGCTGGCCTCGCGCCAGTTCGGCCCGCAGGCGACCGTCGATAACGCGCAGGCTGCCTACGATCAGGCGATGGCCGGCATCGCCAAGACCGAGGCGGTCATCTCGCAGAAGCTGGTGCGCGCACCGTTCTCCGGCGATCTCGGCGTGCGCAAGGTCGAGGTTGGACAGTATCTGACAGCCGGCACGGCGATCGTCTCGCTGACCGATCTGTCGCAGCTGTGGGCGAACTTCACCGTGACGGAAAAGGACAGCGCCAACCTCAAGGTCGGCCAGGTCGTCAGGCTCAAGGTGGACGCCTATCCGGGCCGCGTCTTCGAAGGCAAGATCACCACGATCGAGCCGCAGATCGCGACCGACACCCGCAATATCCGCGTGCAGGCGACGATCGCCAATCCAGAGAAGATCCTCAAGCCCGGCATGTTCGTGACCACCACGGTGGTGCTGCCGGACAAGCCGGCTGTGATTACCGTACCGGAGACGGCGGTCGACTACACGCTGTACGGCGACTCCGTGTTCGTGATCACCGAGAAGAAGGAAGAGGACGGCAAGACCAGCCTCTCCGCGGTGCGCACCTTCGTGCAGACCGGCAACCGCGTCGACGGTCGCGTCGAAATCATCAAGGGCGTGAAGCCGGGCGACAAGGTCGTCGCCGTCGGCCAGCTCAAGCTGCAATCGGGCGCTCCGGTGTCGATTTCGACCGACCCGGCTCCGCAGATCCCGGCGCAGCCGCCGCGCTACTGA
- the rocD gene encoding ornithine--oxo-acid transaminase, whose product MSSSVIDFLATEARFGARNYEPIGVVLSRGEGVWVWDTDGNRYLDCLSAYSAVSQGHCHPKILAAMVEQAHRLTLTSRAFHNDQLAPFYEEIAALTGSHKVLPMNSGAEAVESAIKSVRKWGYEVKGVPDGQAEIIVCADNFHGRTLGVIGFSTDPETRTHFGPFAPGFKIIPFGDAASLEAAITQNTVAFLVEPIQGEAGVIIPPVGYFARVRELCTANNVMLVLDEIQTGLGRTGKLLAEQHEGIEADVTLLGKALSGGFYPVSAVLSNNEVLGTLRPGQHGSTFGGNPLACAVARAAVRVLVEEGMIENAARQGARLLEGLKDIRANTIRAVRGRGLMLAVELHPEAGPARRYCEALQGKGILAKDTHGHTIRIAPPLVITSDEVDWALEQFATTLTQDFS is encoded by the coding sequence ATGAGCTCGTCCGTCATTGATTTCCTCGCAACAGAAGCGCGCTTTGGCGCCCGTAATTACGAACCGATCGGGGTCGTCCTGTCGCGCGGCGAAGGTGTCTGGGTCTGGGATACCGACGGCAACCGTTATCTCGATTGCCTCTCGGCCTATTCCGCGGTCAGCCAGGGCCATTGTCACCCCAAGATCCTGGCGGCGATGGTGGAACAGGCACACCGGCTGACGCTGACCTCACGCGCCTTCCACAACGACCAGCTCGCCCCGTTCTACGAAGAGATCGCGGCTCTGACCGGCTCCCACAAGGTGCTGCCGATGAACAGCGGCGCCGAGGCGGTCGAAAGCGCGATAAAGTCGGTGCGCAAATGGGGCTACGAGGTGAAGGGCGTGCCGGACGGCCAGGCCGAGATCATCGTCTGCGCCGATAATTTCCACGGACGCACGCTGGGCGTCATCGGCTTTTCAACGGACCCTGAGACCCGCACACACTTTGGACCGTTCGCGCCGGGCTTCAAGATCATCCCGTTCGGCGACGCCGCGTCGCTCGAAGCAGCGATCACGCAAAACACCGTCGCCTTTCTGGTCGAGCCGATCCAGGGCGAAGCCGGTGTCATCATTCCACCAGTCGGCTATTTCGCCAGGGTGCGGGAGCTCTGCACGGCCAACAACGTCATGCTGGTGCTCGACGAGATCCAGACCGGGCTCGGCCGCACCGGCAAGCTGCTCGCCGAACAACACGAGGGAATCGAGGCGGACGTGACCCTGCTCGGCAAAGCCTTGTCCGGCGGCTTCTATCCGGTGTCGGCCGTGCTCTCGAACAACGAGGTGCTCGGGACATTGAGACCCGGACAGCATGGTTCAACCTTCGGCGGCAACCCGCTTGCCTGCGCGGTGGCGCGCGCGGCGGTGCGCGTGCTGGTCGAGGAAGGCATGATCGAGAACGCGGCCAGGCAGGGCGCGCGCCTTCTGGAAGGCTTGAAGGACATTCGCGCCAACACGATCCGCGCCGTACGCGGGCGCGGCCTGATGCTGGCGGTCGAGCTGCATCCAGAGGCCGGCCCCGCGCGCCGCTACTGCGAGGCGCTCCAGGGCAAGGGTATCCTCGCCAAGGACACCCATGGGCACACGATCCGCATCGCCCCGCCGCTGGTGATCACCAGCGACGAGGTCGACTGGGCGCTGGAGCAGTTTGCGACGACCCTGACGCAAGATTTCTCCTGA
- a CDS encoding TetR/AcrR family transcriptional regulator — MSSLRMTSDLRRQLILGAAKRCFARHGYTGTTTKSVAAAAAISEALLFKHFPSKAALYAEILSDECEADPALMDLLEREPSTATLVELIRGMVQHFLHIADGPDQEEAQRLRLMATSHLDDGEFARLLYAKIEKLIGAVFLASLERAVASGDARPFSGDPLNLFWFAHHSVMMAALTRLPATPCLVYGKANDLERQLCEFLLRGIGLNDAAIASHLGRDQAADAGKTAIAESA; from the coding sequence ATGAGCTCATTGCGAATGACGAGCGACCTGAGGCGTCAATTGATCCTCGGTGCCGCAAAACGCTGCTTTGCCCGACACGGCTATACCGGCACCACGACCAAGAGCGTGGCGGCCGCCGCGGCCATTTCCGAGGCGCTGCTGTTCAAGCATTTCCCGTCCAAGGCGGCGCTCTACGCTGAAATCCTCAGCGACGAATGCGAAGCCGATCCGGCACTGATGGACCTGCTCGAGCGGGAGCCCTCGACGGCCACGCTGGTCGAGTTGATCCGCGGCATGGTCCAGCACTTCCTCCACATCGCCGACGGGCCTGATCAGGAAGAGGCGCAGCGCCTGCGACTGATGGCCACCAGCCATCTGGATGACGGCGAATTCGCCCGTCTGCTATATGCCAAGATCGAGAAGCTGATCGGGGCGGTCTTCCTCGCCTCGCTCGAGCGCGCGGTTGCCAGCGGTGACGCGCGGCCGTTCAGCGGCGATCCGCTCAACCTGTTCTGGTTCGCGCATCATTCGGTGATGATGGCTGCGCTGACCAGGCTGCCGGCCACGCCCTGCCTCGTCTACGGCAAGGCGAACGATCTGGAGCGGCAGCTCTGTGAGTTTCTCCTGAGGGGTATCGGACTTAACGACGCCGCAATTGCTTCGCATTTGGGCCGCGATCAGGCCGCGGATGCGGGCAAGACGGCGATTGCAGAAAGCGCATGA
- a CDS encoding Spy/CpxP family protein refolding chaperone — protein MAPQPTPQIAAPSRPSAPSAASVRPEQPRETLSRQASERQGRIDHLQQRVQTLQSQKPEGARAQREQQRLLQSQNRLLEREQRVQQREQHVEQRQREMLSRQTAERQTRIDRLQQRVQTLQSQKPEGARAQREQQRILQTQNRLLDREQRAQQSDLARQQRLGLQAPAATVAAAGAARGRFGAHFRERPLAQTQAALVARHSGWAPRQAWRHRHHAVFVAWLGPVFWPYAYSDIFDYTFWSYAYEPGYWAYAYDDFVDTVFWGGDSPYSAYASTNPYDYPQAGGGTRARQRASVSPQTLQQLCGTPDKGVTAWPLDDITSAVRPTPEQRALLDALKTAAANAAGVFKDSCADTYALTPPGRLRAMMNRVSATLDAVKIVRPALETFYNSLSDEQQARFNALGPNIGDRSPRQQEAGAQEGSAEGCGDPKSGLTQLPIQRIEAVLHPAGKQKEALDRLGEATAKGVEGLQAACPNDVPLTPVGRLEAMQHRLEAMLQAAKLVEPALDEFYATLSSEQKARFNTLQQLAGP, from the coding sequence ATGGCACCGCAGCCGACGCCGCAGATCGCCGCCCCCTCGCGCCCAAGCGCACCGTCGGCCGCGAGCGTTCGGCCGGAACAGCCGCGCGAGACGCTGTCGCGCCAAGCCTCGGAACGCCAGGGCCGCATCGACCACTTGCAGCAGCGTGTGCAGACATTGCAGTCGCAAAAGCCGGAAGGCGCAAGAGCGCAACGCGAGCAGCAGCGGTTGCTGCAGTCGCAGAATAGGCTGCTGGAGCGCGAGCAGCGCGTGCAACAGCGTGAGCAGCACGTCGAGCAGCGACAGCGCGAGATGCTGTCGCGCCAGACCGCGGAGCGCCAGACCCGCATCGATCGCCTGCAGCAGCGTGTGCAGACATTGCAGTCGCAAAAACCGGAGGGCGCACGCGCGCAGCGCGAGCAGCAACGGATACTCCAGACGCAGAACCGCTTGCTCGACCGCGAGCAACGCGCGCAGCAAAGCGATCTGGCGCGCCAGCAGAGGCTCGGACTGCAGGCCCCCGCTGCAACAGTTGCAGCGGCTGGCGCCGCGCGCGGGCGGTTTGGCGCGCACTTCCGCGAGCGGCCTCTTGCGCAAACCCAGGCGGCCCTCGTCGCCCGCCACAGCGGCTGGGCTCCCCGGCAGGCCTGGCGACACCGCCATCACGCGGTGTTCGTGGCATGGCTTGGGCCCGTGTTCTGGCCCTACGCCTATTCCGACATTTTTGACTACACGTTCTGGTCCTATGCTTACGAACCCGGCTATTGGGCGTACGCGTATGACGACTTCGTCGACACCGTGTTCTGGGGTGGTGACAGCCCCTATTCCGCTTATGCCAGCACCAACCCGTATGACTATCCGCAAGCCGGTGGCGGCACCCGCGCGCGCCAGCGCGCCAGCGTGAGCCCGCAAACGCTGCAGCAATTGTGCGGCACGCCGGACAAGGGCGTCACGGCTTGGCCGCTCGACGATATCACGAGCGCGGTGCGGCCGACGCCCGAGCAACGTGCGCTGCTCGACGCGTTGAAGACCGCGGCGGCCAACGCTGCAGGTGTGTTCAAGGACTCCTGCGCTGATACTTATGCACTGACCCCGCCTGGCCGCTTGCGGGCGATGATGAACCGCGTCAGCGCGACACTGGATGCTGTCAAGATCGTGCGACCGGCACTGGAGACTTTCTACAACTCGCTCAGTGACGAGCAGCAGGCCCGCTTCAACGCGCTCGGCCCCAACATCGGCGACCGCTCTCCTCGGCAGCAGGAAGCCGGTGCCCAGGAAGGCAGTGCCGAAGGCTGCGGCGATCCGAAGTCCGGCCTGACCCAGTTGCCGATCCAAAGGATCGAAGCTGTGCTCCATCCCGCGGGCAAGCAGAAGGAGGCGCTCGACCGTCTCGGCGAAGCGACGGCGAAGGGTGTTGAGGGCCTACAGGCAGCCTGTCCGAACGATGTGCCGCTGACGCCGGTCGGACGGCTGGAGGCGATGCAGCACCGGCTCGAGGCCATGCTTCAGGCCGCCAAGCTGGTCGAGCCCGCCCTGGACGAGTTCTATGCCACGCTGAGTAGCGAGCAGAAGGCGCGCTTCAACACGCTGCAACAGCTCGCAGGCCCGTGA
- a CDS encoding fructose-1,6-bisphosphatase produces MRLTLSVIKADVGSVGGHTKPSSRMIATVEGEIAKAICNGLLIDGFICHTGDDIAIIMTHTRGEGSSDVHQLAWKSFLAATSVAKTSGLYGAGQDLLADAPSGNIRGAGPGVAELSFDHSLSGVRPAESFMVFAADKCGPGAYNLPLYLAFADPMYCAGLMLPSMIKGFRFHVIDMDNTAGDSLLELDAPADSYDIAALLRDNERFGIDRIISRTHGEVVVAVSAQRLHAIAGKYTGKDDPVAIVRNQGIFPAPEEIISPFAKAHFVGGDARGSHVMPLMPVPLNTPVTGMYCLPIVSCVGFSIDREGRFAESYTDFFDNPAWDEVRRRAQRKAIEMRSQGWSGAAMLPYSELEYGGFRDTVSGLLKRFRLRDDRRPEAAE; encoded by the coding sequence ATGAGACTCACTCTTTCAGTCATCAAAGCTGACGTTGGCTCCGTTGGCGGGCATACGAAACCGTCTTCACGCATGATCGCGACTGTCGAAGGCGAGATTGCGAAGGCGATCTGCAATGGTCTGCTGATCGACGGTTTCATCTGCCACACCGGCGACGACATTGCGATCATCATGACGCACACGCGGGGTGAAGGAAGCTCGGATGTCCATCAACTCGCCTGGAAGTCGTTCCTCGCGGCCACCTCGGTCGCGAAAACCTCCGGGCTCTATGGCGCTGGCCAGGATCTTCTCGCCGACGCGCCTTCCGGGAACATTCGCGGCGCCGGCCCAGGCGTCGCCGAGCTCAGCTTCGACCACAGCCTCTCCGGCGTGCGACCCGCGGAGTCCTTCATGGTGTTCGCGGCCGACAAATGCGGCCCCGGCGCCTACAACCTGCCGCTCTATCTCGCCTTTGCCGACCCCATGTACTGCGCTGGGCTGATGCTGCCTTCGATGATCAAGGGATTCCGCTTCCATGTCATCGACATGGACAACACAGCCGGCGACAGCCTACTCGAGCTCGACGCACCCGCCGACAGCTACGACATCGCCGCCCTGCTTCGCGACAACGAGCGCTTCGGCATCGATCGCATCATTTCTCGAACCCATGGCGAGGTCGTCGTGGCCGTTTCGGCGCAGCGCCTCCACGCGATCGCAGGCAAGTACACCGGCAAGGATGATCCAGTCGCGATCGTCAGGAACCAGGGGATTTTCCCGGCTCCAGAGGAAATAATCTCGCCGTTCGCCAAAGCACACTTCGTGGGCGGCGACGCACGCGGCTCGCATGTGATGCCGCTCATGCCGGTGCCACTCAACACGCCGGTTACCGGCATGTACTGCCTGCCGATCGTTTCTTGCGTCGGCTTTTCGATCGACAGGGAAGGCCGCTTTGCCGAGTCCTACACCGATTTCTTCGACAACCCAGCATGGGATGAGGTCCGCCGGCGCGCCCAGCGCAAGGCCATCGAGATGCGCAGCCAAGGCTGGTCTGGCGCCGCCATGCTACCCTATTCCGAACTGGAATATGGCGGCTTCCGCGACACCGTGTCCGGTCTGCTGAAGCGTTTTCGACTGCGCGACGATCGCAGGCCGGAAGCGGCCGAGTAG
- a CDS encoding cytochrome P450, with amino-acid sequence MNASAKELAANFDLEKLTPEFYDDPYPTYRALRENEPVKRLPNGTVFLTRYDDLVTTYKNTKSFSSDKKREFAPKYGDTPLYEHHTTSLVFNDPPAHTRVRRLIMGALSPRAIAGMEPDIVKLVDGLLDAIAAKGACELIDDFAASIPIEVIGNLLDVPHDEREPLRDWSLAILGALEPVVSPEVAARGNKAVKDFLAYLETLVARRRQKPGNPERDVLTRLIQGEGNGEENGERLTEKELLHNCIFLLNAGHETTTNLIGNGLVALHRNPDQKQRLIENSDMIKTAVEEMLRYESSNQLGNRMTTEKIELGGVMLDAGTSVTLCIGAANRDPAQFPEPERFDIARTPNRHLAFATGAHQCAGMALARLEGAIAISRFLARFPNYAVSGHPVRGGRVRFRGFLSVPCSIG; translated from the coding sequence ATGAACGCAAGTGCGAAAGAACTGGCGGCCAATTTCGATCTGGAGAAGCTGACACCCGAATTCTACGACGATCCCTACCCGACTTATCGTGCACTGCGGGAAAACGAGCCGGTCAAGCGCCTCCCCAACGGCACTGTGTTCCTGACCCGCTATGACGATCTCGTCACCACCTACAAGAACACAAAGTCGTTCAGTTCGGACAAGAAGCGCGAGTTCGCGCCGAAATACGGCGACACCCCGCTCTACGAGCACCACACCACGAGCCTCGTCTTCAACGACCCGCCCGCCCACACCCGCGTGCGCCGCCTGATCATGGGCGCGCTGTCGCCGCGCGCGATCGCAGGGATGGAGCCCGATATCGTCAAGCTGGTCGACGGCCTGCTCGATGCCATCGCCGCCAAGGGGGCTTGCGAGCTGATCGACGACTTCGCCGCATCGATCCCCATCGAGGTGATCGGCAATCTGCTCGACGTTCCCCACGACGAACGCGAGCCGCTGCGCGACTGGTCACTCGCGATCCTCGGTGCACTCGAACCGGTGGTGTCGCCCGAAGTGGCTGCGCGCGGCAACAAGGCGGTGAAGGACTTCCTCGCCTATCTCGAAACCCTGGTCGCGCGCAGGCGCCAGAAGCCGGGTAATCCCGAGCGTGACGTGCTGACGCGCCTGATCCAGGGAGAAGGCAACGGCGAGGAGAACGGCGAGCGGCTGACCGAGAAGGAGCTGCTGCACAACTGCATCTTCCTGCTCAATGCCGGGCACGAGACCACCACCAATCTGATCGGCAACGGCCTCGTCGCGCTGCACCGGAATCCGGACCAGAAGCAGCGGCTGATCGAAAACTCCGACATGATCAAGACTGCCGTCGAGGAGATGCTGCGCTACGAGAGCTCGAATCAGCTCGGCAACCGCATGACGACAGAGAAGATCGAGCTCGGTGGCGTCATGCTCGACGCCGGCACGTCGGTGACGCTGTGCATCGGGGCGGCCAACCGCGATCCCGCCCAGTTTCCGGAGCCCGAACGCTTTGACATCGCGCGCACGCCGAACCGGCATCTCGCCTTCGCCACCGGCGCGCATCAATGCGCCGGCATGGCGCTGGCGCGGCTCGAAGGCGCGATTGCGATCTCGCGCTTCCTGGCGCGCTTCCCGAATTATGCCGTGAGCGGCCATCCGGTGCGGGGCGGACGGGTGCGGTTCCGCGGCTTCCTGAGCGTGCCCTGCTCCATAGGTTGA